One stretch of Cydia fagiglandana chromosome 18, ilCydFagi1.1, whole genome shotgun sequence DNA includes these proteins:
- the LOC134673062 gene encoding uncharacterized protein LOC134673062 — MPVGKLGPFDLVNDNWELYVDRLEQYFVANDVKNEVKVATLITVMGGDAYELMVNLCTPAKPATKTYDQLVALMKGHLNPKPSLLAERFKFRQRVQKRDENIANFVTDLKKLSKDCSFTGDNSLKENLRDQFVCGLLNDDIRQKLFTEDDTITFDRAYKLAVSMEAAEVNAALVEDCARNRTSDSIPASATTSVHHLGRAGRGRAAADGGRPAAGTTARGKITSGGGPSAMSGAGSGKMRGFGQNNNTDFNGVCKVCGAKHEADRCKFKKYVCRVCNQEGHLKRVCPKLRGSSSLYNVMEEKVVYLDHSDNSDSDEFQIL, encoded by the exons ATGCCTGTGGGAAAGCTCGGACCGTTTGACCTTGTCAATGACAATTGGGAACTGTACGTTGACCGTTTAGAACAATATTTCGTTGCAAACGATGTtaaaaatgaagtgaaagtgGCTACGCTAATAACAGTGATGGGCGGGGACGCTTATGAACTAATGGTGAATTTGTGCACGCCCGCGAAACCCGCGACCAAAACTTATGACCAGCTGGTCGCGCTGATGAAAGGCCATTTAAATCCAAAGCCGAGTTTGCTCGCAGAACGTTTTAAATTCCGTCAGCGTGTGCAAAAGCGTGATGAAAATATTGCCAACTTTGTAACGGATCTTAAAAAATTAAGTAAGGACTGCAGTTTCACCGGGGACAATAGCTTGAAGGAGAACTTGAGGGATCAGTTCGTGTGCGGGCTGCTGAACGACGACATCAGGCAGAAGCTGTTCACGGAGGACGACACGATCACGTTCGACCGGGCGTACAAGCTCGCCGTGTCCATGGAGGCGGCCGAGGTCAACGCGGCGCTAGTAGAAGACTGTGCTCGGAATCGAACCAGCGACAGTATACCAGCGAGCGCGACCACGTCGGTGCATCATTTGGGTCGGGCAGGCCGGGGCCGGGCGGCGGCGGACGGCGGACGACCAGCGGCGGGAACGACGGCCCGCGGGAAGATAACGAGCGGCGGCGGTCCAAGCGCCATGAGCGGAGCGGGTAGCGGAAAGATGCGAGGCTTCGGTCAAAACAATAACACGGATTTCAATGGAGTGTGTAAGGTGTGCGGAGCAAAGCATGAAGCCGACAGATGTAAATTCAAGAAGTATGTCTGCCGAGTATGTAACCAAGAAGGACATTTAAAAAGGGTGTGTCCTAAGCTGAGGGGAAGTTCGTCCTTATACAACGTGATGGAAGAGAAGGTTGTGTATTTGGACCATTCGGACAACAGCGACAGCGACGAG TTCCAGATACTGTGA